TCATACATCCGCAATTCATCCAATCCAAGCAACTGCTTGCGAAGACCCACATAACGCTGTAGCAACGACAACTGATCGTTCACAGCCTCCAACAACGAGTCATACACAGCCTCTGGAATATGATTGCCAAACAAAGCCGCATGTCGCGCCGATTCAAACCCATGAACCTTCGCATAAAAATTTCCCTTCTTCACTTGCCCCGTTAGCGTCGTAGCGATTGTATTCTTCAAGCCCTCATAAGCACCATACATACCTTTAAATGCCGCCTTACGAACATCCCGATTCTTACCTTCCATCATTTTTCCATAACGACCATGCGTAATTTCCACCATATTCCCATTCTCGTCCTCGATCTCAGGAAACTTCATATCCGCATTATTTAAAATACTATACGTTCGCGAAGCATTTCCCAAAACTTCCCCAGCCTGCGCCAATAAAGCTTCTTCCTTCTCCGACAAAACAAACGGACGGTTCAAGTTCACTTCTTCCAACAAATGCGCATACAATCGTAAATCAGCATTCTCCGCGATAAAGCCTTTCAATTTCGCCTCATCTATCGCTAAAATCTCTGGTTCAAAATAAGAAATAGCAGCCGAAGCTTCCGTCAATAAACTACCAGCACGACTATACAATCCCTGATATGTCGTATTCGTCGTATCCTGATCCTGTTTCAAATGAGCATAGACATACAAGTTCCCTAAACGATCATAGAGCTCATCACGATAGCGCATTGCTTGCAACAACATATCGCTACTCTCGCCCAGCTTTCCTTGAAATGCCTGCGCCTCCTTCACTTCTTCCTTTAATGCTACAAAAGATGCTTCCCACGCATCATCACTTTTAAAAATTGTCGTTAAGTCCCATGTTAGTTCTACGGGCACTTCTTCACGTGCTGGTAGTGCGGCTACTTTTTTCTCACTCATAAATCTTATACCTCCAATAATTACTTTTTCATTCATTATGAGCTAATCCAAATGAAATTGCAAAAATCAGATATCCAAAAAGCGAGCCTCTTCGTTCACCACTTCCTTCATCTGCTGTAACACAACATATCGCTCCACCCCATCCGCCCGCAAAATTCCCTGTTTACAAAGGAATTGCAAGTATTCCAGGCAAAGCTCCGCGCGGTATTCATCCCAAATAAGCGGCATCAAAACCACATGTTTCTCAAATAAAGTCATTACCCCCGTCACTTCAAAGGAATCACCACGATCCAACATCCGCAAAAACGATTTCCACAAATAAAATTGCCACTCCATCGCAGGTGTTTTCACTCTAAATTGCATTGGTAAAACAACCCCCACCTCCATCGGTAAGTACTGCAGATGATAGCCTTGCTCATATACATCCCTCAAAAATGTACTCTGCTTCTTAAATCGCGTATAGAAATAACATTGCTTCTGCCGCTCAAAAGCAACATCTCGTTTCACATAAAAACTAGCATACTTGATCCGCTGTACCGCACGCTTAATAACACCTAGCTGGACTCGCCCTTCAAACGTCATTGCCCGCGCATAAAACCGATTAGTCGTATCCATCGTAATATGATACAACAAAGTCCAGCGGTTATTTTCTGGTAAATACTGCATCAAATAATACCCCAGTTTCGGACCCTTCTTAATAAAAGCCTGTTGGAAAGCCGTCAAATAATATCTTCCCTTCACCATCCGTATGTCTTGCCCGAGAATCCAATGTACGCAAAGCCCCGCCATAAGATAATCCTCGGTTCGTTGGCGCAACTCCTTCACAGGGACAGTAGAGCATTGATACTCGATCACAGTATGCCCATCCACAAGAATATCCGCCTGTCGCTTTATTTCGCTTAAATACACCTCTACATCCGTCTGGTGGTCTTGCAGAATAAGCCATTCCAAAAAATACTTTTTTCCATTCAGATGTCGTTCAGACTCACCTTCCGACGCAAACTTGCATTTACTTGACGCCAGATGGGCAAAATGAGGCGTATTAATCTCACCAGCCTTCAAGATTACCCGTTCCTCGCAACAGCTACACGAATACTGCGCTCGTTTTTTCTTTAAAAATTCTATATTTCCTCTCGTCACGACAATTATTTTTCCAGTTTGGTCCTTTGCGGTAAACATTGCTTTCACTGCCTCTCTTGGTCTGTATACTAACTATATTCGCCCAAAGTTCGCCAGTTCCTTCTTCTTTTTCTAAAAACGCAAAAAGACTCGATTCACGTGTTTTTCACAGCGTAAATCGAGCCAAAAAGCTTTTTTAGTTAAAAAATTTCTTCACTTGCGGTAACGCAGGATCCTCGAAAATAACTTTTGCGTACTCGGCAAGTACATATCCAGTTAAATTCGTTTCATCCCCATACTCTAATAAAATACTGACAACATTGTCAATGTTCTTTTCATCAAATTTTGCTTCTGGAAACTCTACATATAGATAGTATTTATCTTTGTAATGGTAAAGCTTCGTGGATAGCTGATCGAGTCCCGTCGCCTTAGACAACGTGATCAAATCCTCAAATTCACGGAATTCCAGAATGAACTCTAACGTATCTTCTTCCGTACCCTCAATAATTGTGGACGGAGTAAAATGCTCTTCTAGTAGCTTCTCAATACGTTCCTCAGCAAGCTCATCGGCCTGATCCATGTTGATCTCAAAACCAGTTTCGCCTTTTCCTAGATTCGCTTTCGTTACGAGCACTTCTAATCCATGCTTTAAAGCCTGTACCTGAATCCAGAGTGGTCCATCCGGAGAGAACTCATCTTCATACTTAAGTTCATCCATCATATCCCAAAAAAGCTCCTCGCTTTTCTCGCGGTCGTACCATATTTCCTCATGATTAAAGCCGCGTTCTTCTAAATCCATATAAGAGATATAAAACTTTATTGTATTCTCATTAATACGTTCAATTTCCATCGTCACACACTCTCCCTTCCATCTTCAACATTGACAATGAAGGGTAATTCATTTGTTGTTAGTATCATTGTAGCGTAATTCAAAAAAAAGGGCTAATAATTGATTCTCACAAAAGCCACTATTTTATTGAAGAATACTATCTTAGCCTATATTTACCCATAATTCAAGAGTAGAAACTCCTTATTTCCATAAAAAGCGCTATATTTTATAATAAAATCATGTGAATAACCCTAAAAACATGAATTTGCTCAAAAAAACTACCAATACCTAGAAAAGCATTGGTAGTCCAAATAAGATTAATTAACCAGTTTTTGAGCTTCACGTAATTGATACGTACGAACTCGGCGTGGTAAGAAACGACGAATTTCATCTTCGTTATAGCCCACTTGTAGACGTTTCTCATCAATAATAATCGGACGTCTTAGCAACCCTGGATTTTTTTGAATTAGCTCAAATAATTCTTGAAGTGGCAAACTATCTAAATCCACATTTAATTTTTGGAATGTCTTAGAACGTGTGGATATAATCTCATCCGTACCATCCTCTGTCATTCTTAAAATTTCTTTGATTTCCCCTAAACTTAGTGGCTCAGAGAATATGTTTCTCTCTTTGTAAGGGATATCATGTTCCTCTAGCCATGCACGTGCTTTACGACAAGACGTACAACTTGGTGAAGTGTATAACGTTACCATTAGACATTCACACTCCTTATTGGTTTATTGTTTCATTCAATGTAACGAATTTCCTAACAATATATCTATTGGAAACGATCTCTTTTAAGACCTACTTTCATTATACACCAAAATAGCAAAAAGCAATACACTATTTTAAAAAAAGTTCTCCAAGTGAAATAATTATTGAAATTAACTCGTTATATGTATGTACCCTCACTATACCTCTTTAAAACTAGAATAAGATGAAAATAGAGCTTCTAAAATGAGAATTTCATGAGAATAATATGAGATAACTATTGGAATTTGTCCGCCATAAAAAGAACCGTCCTCAAAAATAGAGAACGGCTCTGAAAATTTTTATTCTGCTGGAACTGCTGCTTCTGCCGTTAATCTTGCATGTTTCTCTTGATATGTTACTACTTCTTCAGGAGAACATAGTACAAAATGTCCTGGCGCGATTTCACGCATCTGCAAATCTTCATTTCCCGTATAATTATGAATCGCTGGATCGTATGTTTTACGAATACGTGTCCGTTCATAATTAGGATCAGGAAGTGGGATTGCAGAAAGTAGTGATTCGGTATAAGCATGTAGTGGTGCGCGATATAAATCATCAGCCGGTGCTAATTCCACCAATTTACCGAAGTACATCACACCAATACGATCACTAATATATTTAACCATTGACAAATCATGCGCGATAAATAGGTATGTCAGGCCTTTTTCTTTTTGTAACTGTTTTAGCAAATTGACTACTTGAGCTTGAATCGAAACATCGAGTGCTGAGATTGGCTCATCGGCAATGATAAATTCTGGTTGAACCGCAAGCGCACGAGCAATCCCGATACGTTGACGTTGACCACCAGAGAATTCATGTGGATAACGACCAGCATGCTCTTTGCTCAAACCAACTGTTTCAAGCAATTCATAGACTTGATTCGTTAAGTCAGATGGTGTTTTTGCTAAACCATGAATACGAATACCCTCTGCAATGATGTCCTTCACTTTCATACGCGGATTTAATGATGCATATGGATCTTGGAAAATCATTTGCATTTTGCGACGGAATTCATGCATTTCTGTACGTGATTTACGACCATGCACATCAACACCATCATATAAAACTTGACCATCAGTGGCATCGTATAAGCGAATAATTGTGCGTCCAGTTGTTGACTTACCACAACCAGATTCGCCTACAAGTCCAAGTGTTTCGCCTTTATAGATATCAAAAGAGATACCATCTACAGCGCGAACTTCGCTTGATTTTCCTTTATTGAAGTATTGCTTTAAATTCTTAATTTCGAGTAATTTTTCCTTCTCAGCCATCTACTTCAACCCCCTTCGCATGAACAGCTTGCATACCAGGATGTGTCGCTGCAAATTGTTCTTGACGACGTAATACGGCATCAGGAGGAGTTACCTCTGGTGCATCTGGATGCAATAACCACGTTGCTGCATAATGCGTGTCAGAGATTTTGTACATTGGTGGCTCCTGTTCTAGATCGATTTGCATCGCATATTGATTACGCGCAGCAAAGGCATCTCCTTTTGGAGGATCCAGTAAATCAGGAGGCGTACCTGGAATAACAAAAAGCTCTTCTTCTTCCGTATCCAAAGTCGGCATCGAACTAATAAGTCCCCACGTATATGGATGTTGCGGATTATAGAAAATTTCATCAACCGTTCCAATTTCAACGATCTTACCGCCGTACATAACAGCTACACGATCCGCAACATTCGCAACAACACCAAGGTCATGCGTAATGAAGATGATCGATGTATCAATTTTTTTCTGTAAATCCTTCATCAAATCTAAAATTTGCGCTTGAATCGTCACGTCGAGTGCCGTTGTTGGTTCATCGGCAATCAGGATTTGTGGATTACAAGCGAGCGAAATCGCGATAACAACACGTTGACGCATACCACCAGAGAACTGATGCGGATATTGCTTCAAACGTTCTTCTGCATTTGGAATACCAACAAGTTGCAGTAAACGAAGCGCTGTTTGCAAGGCCTCTTTTTTACCAATCTTTTGGTGTTTGATGATTGGCTCTGCAATTTGTTTGCCGACAGTCATTGTTGGATTTAATGAGGTCATCGGATCTTGGAAAATCATCGAAATTTCTTTACCACGAATTTTTTGCATTTGTTTTTCAGATGCTTTCGCGATATCTATACCGTTAAATAGGATTTCTCCTGATTTAATTTTGGAATTGCTTTCTGGCAATAAACGCATGATAGACTTTGTTGTTACGGATTTACCCGAACCAGACTCACCAACAATTGCTAGTGTTTCTCCTTTAATTAGGTCAAAGCTCACGCCACGAATTGCTTGTACTTCACCAGCATACGTGTGGAACGAAATATGCAGGTCTTTTACTTCTAATAGTTTTTCCATTCTTCCTCACCTCACCTTTAATCACGCATTTTCGGATCAAACGCATCACGTAAGCCGTCAGCAATTAAGTTAAATGCAATCATGATAATACATAGTACGAGCGTTGGATAAAGAACCATGTACGGTAAAACTTGCAAGGTCTTGTACCCTTCACTAATAAGCGTTCCAAGAGATGCTTGTGGCGCTGGAATACCTAGTCCGATAAATCCTAAGAAAGCCTCGAAGAATATCGCACTCGGAATACTGAACATAACGTTAATAATGATAACGCCTGATAAGTTAGGCAGTAAATGCTTAAATAAAATACTTGGCGTAGAACCACCGAGCGTTTTAGATGCTAAAACAAACTCTTGATCTTTTAATTTCAAAACTTGCCCACGAACAACCCGGGCCATCGTTATCCAACTGGTCATCGCAATCGCGATAATAATCGACATGATACCAGGATCGAGAACGAGTAGCATTAAAATAACGACAACTAAGTTTGGAATCGCCGAAGCAACTTCCAAGATACGTTGCATGAAATTATCGACACGACCACCAGAGAAACCAGAGATCATACCGTAAGTTACACCTACAATTAAGTCAAAGAAGGCAGCAACTAAACCAATGAATAAGGATATTTGCGTTCCTTTCCAAACACGAGTGAATTGGTCACGACCGAGCGTATCCGTCCCAAACCAGTAATACGTGTCTGCTGGTACATTCTTTTGTTTATAAACATCTACTTCTTCACCATTGATATTTTGTTTACCATTCCAAAAAGGCATATTATCAAAACCTTGTACTTTCGGCGGTAAAGATGCTTCCGTTGTTGTTTGTTCTTCAAATGTATAACCCGAAATTAACGGCCCTACAAAAGACATAATGATAATCAAAACTAAAACAATAATGCTGACAAGTGCCGCTTTATTTTTTCTAATTCTAATCCAAGAATCTTGCATAAAAGTAAGACTTGGACGAAGAATTTTCTCATGTTCTGAGGCATCGATATGTGCGGGTTGAAATAATTCTTTTGAAATTTTTGGCTCCGTCATTATTATTTACCTCCCGACACACGGATTCGAGGGTCAATCAATCCGTAAAGAATATCTACCACTAGAATAACGAAAACAAGCATAGCTGCAAAAAGCAACGTTGTCCCCATGATTACAGGATAGTCATTTGTTTGTATAGCTGAAACGAACTGGCTTCCGATACCTGGAATACCAAAGATATTTTCAATAACAAGTGAACCTGTCATTAGCGCAACGGAAAGCGGGCCAATAACTGTGATAAGCGGAATCAGTGCATTACGAATCGCGTGTTTCCATGCAACTTCCACACGATTATTCCC
The sequence above is drawn from the Listeria weihenstephanensis genome and encodes:
- the pepF gene encoding oligoendopeptidase F — translated: MSEKKVAALPAREEVPVELTWDLTTIFKSDDAWEASFVALKEEVKEAQAFQGKLGESSDMLLQAMRYRDELYDRLGNLYVYAHLKQDQDTTNTTYQGLYSRAGSLLTEASAAISYFEPEILAIDEAKLKGFIAENADLRLYAHLLEEVNLNRPFVLSEKEEALLAQAGEVLGNASRTYSILNNADMKFPEIEDENGNMVEITHGRYGKMMEGKNRDVRKAAFKGMYGAYEGLKNTIATTLTGQVKKGNFYAKVHGFESARHAALFGNHIPEAVYDSLLEAVNDQLSLLQRYVGLRKQLLGLDELRMYDMYTPLSTDVHLAFTYDEAKDIVLNGLAPLGEEYQGILKEAFESRWIDVVENKGKRSGAYSSGAYSTSPYILMNWQDTIDNVFTLAHELGHSVHSYYTRENQPFVYGDYPIFLAEVASTTNENLLTDYMLKKYDDPKVRAYLLNHYLDGFKGTVFRQTQFAEFEHFIYQADQKGEALTAEFLTENYFAINEKYYGSEIVYDEEIGLEWSRIPHFYMNYYVFQYATGFSAASALSDRILHGSAEDIEHYLAFLKAGSSDFPIEVLKKAGVDMTTSKPVTDALKVFEQRLNELEELVK
- a CDS encoding competence protein CoiA family protein, giving the protein MFTAKDQTGKIIVVTRGNIEFLKKKRAQYSCSCCEERVILKAGEINTPHFAHLASSKCKFASEGESERHLNGKKYFLEWLILQDHQTDVEVYLSEIKRQADILVDGHTVIEYQCSTVPVKELRQRTEDYLMAGLCVHWILGQDIRMVKGRYYLTAFQQAFIKKGPKLGYYLMQYLPENNRWTLLYHITMDTTNRFYARAMTFEGRVQLGVIKRAVQRIKYASFYVKRDVAFERQKQCYFYTRFKKQSTFLRDVYEQGYHLQYLPMEVGVVLPMQFRVKTPAMEWQFYLWKSFLRMLDRGDSFEVTGVMTLFEKHVVLMPLIWDEYRAELCLEYLQFLCKQGILRADGVERYVVLQQMKEVVNEEARFLDI
- the opp3C gene encoding oligopeptide ABC transporter permease, whose amino-acid sequence is MTEPKISKELFQPAHIDASEHEKILRPSLTFMQDSWIRIRKNKAALVSIIVLVLIIIMSFVGPLISGYTFEEQTTTEASLPPKVQGFDNMPFWNGKQNINGEEVDVYKQKNVPADTYYWFGTDTLGRDQFTRVWKGTQISLFIGLVAAFFDLIVGVTYGMISGFSGGRVDNFMQRILEVASAIPNLVVVILMLLVLDPGIMSIIIAIAMTSWITMARVVRGQVLKLKDQEFVLASKTLGGSTPSILFKHLLPNLSGVIIINVMFSIPSAIFFEAFLGFIGLGIPAPQASLGTLISEGYKTLQVLPYMVLYPTLVLCIIMIAFNLIADGLRDAFDPKMRD
- a CDS encoding ABC transporter ATP-binding protein, producing the protein MAEKEKLLEIKNLKQYFNKGKSSEVRAVDGISFDIYKGETLGLVGESGCGKSTTGRTIIRLYDATDGQVLYDGVDVHGRKSRTEMHEFRRKMQMIFQDPYASLNPRMKVKDIIAEGIRIHGLAKTPSDLTNQVYELLETVGLSKEHAGRYPHEFSGGQRQRIGIARALAVQPEFIIADEPISALDVSIQAQVVNLLKQLQKEKGLTYLFIAHDLSMVKYISDRIGVMYFGKLVELAPADDLYRAPLHAYTESLLSAIPLPDPNYERTRIRKTYDPAIHNYTGNEDLQMREIAPGHFVLCSPEEVVTYQEKHARLTAEAAVPAE
- the mecA gene encoding adaptor protein MecA, with the translated sequence MEIERINENTIKFYISYMDLEERGFNHEEIWYDREKSEELFWDMMDELKYEDEFSPDGPLWIQVQALKHGLEVLVTKANLGKGETGFEINMDQADELAEERIEKLLEEHFTPSTIIEGTEEDTLEFILEFREFEDLITLSKATGLDQLSTKLYHYKDKYYLYVEFPEAKFDEKNIDNVVSILLEYGDETNLTGYVLAEYAKVIFEDPALPQVKKFFN
- a CDS encoding ABC transporter ATP-binding protein, which translates into the protein MEKLLEVKDLHISFHTYAGEVQAIRGVSFDLIKGETLAIVGESGSGKSVTTKSIMRLLPESNSKIKSGEILFNGIDIAKASEKQMQKIRGKEISMIFQDPMTSLNPTMTVGKQIAEPIIKHQKIGKKEALQTALRLLQLVGIPNAEERLKQYPHQFSGGMRQRVVIAISLACNPQILIADEPTTALDVTIQAQILDLMKDLQKKIDTSIIFITHDLGVVANVADRVAVMYGGKIVEIGTVDEIFYNPQHPYTWGLISSMPTLDTEEEELFVIPGTPPDLLDPPKGDAFAARNQYAMQIDLEQEPPMYKISDTHYAATWLLHPDAPEVTPPDAVLRRQEQFAATHPGMQAVHAKGVEVDG
- the spxA gene encoding transcriptional regulator SpxA, with protein sequence MVTLYTSPSCTSCRKARAWLEEHDIPYKERNIFSEPLSLGEIKEILRMTEDGTDEIISTRSKTFQKLNVDLDSLPLQELFELIQKNPGLLRRPIIIDEKRLQVGYNEDEIRRFLPRRVRTYQLREAQKLVN